TCACCAGCTTGTCGTTCGGGATGCTGCTCCAGCTGCCGGTCGTCCGCACACCGGCGGTCATCGCGACCCGGATCGTCACGTCCAGCGCGGTGATCGGATCGTCGTTCTTCAGCGTCACGTTGCTCTGCGACCAGCTGGAGATCGAGTGCGGGTCGATCGAGCCGTCCGACCACAGGAACTCCCGCTCGGTCGCGCTGCCGTCGGGGATCTCCTCGATCGGCAGCGATACCGCCGGTGCGTCGCTCGTCCGGGCCGGACGGGTCGGCTCGGGGGATGAGGACGACGGCGTCCCGGACGGTGCCGGCGAGTCCGCCGGCGTCGACCTGGCCGTCGGCGGTGTGCTCGGGGCCTCCCGCTCGACCGGCGCGCTCGCCGCGTCCTGCTCTGCCGGACGTCCGATCCGGTCGACGGCGAACCAGGTACCACCGACGCCCAGCGTCATCACCGCGACGATCGCCGCCGCGGCCGCGGCCGGCCGGAACCGTCCGGCGCCGGACGGCCCCACCGCGGGCCGAAAGCTCGCGCTGAAACGGTGGGCTCCACCGGACGCGGCGCGGCGGCGTTCGACCCGCTCGAGCATCGCAGCCCGGTCGGGCCGGTGTTCGTCGGCGGCTGCGCGCAGGCGGACGGAGAGCTCCTCGTCGCGCCGATCCGAGGTCATCGCATCCCTCCGGTGGCGCCCCGGCGCTGTTCCGTACTCGCCAGGCTGCTCCGCGCGAGCGCGATCCGCGGATCCACCGGCCCACGTCCGGGCCTCGCCGCCGAATCGCTTGCTCCGGGCGGAGTCGCGTCGACGCCCGCGAGCAATCCGGCCAGTTGCGCCGAGCCGCGCGACGTCTGGCTCTTCACGGTGCCCACGGTGATGCCCAGGATCTCCGCGACCTCGCGCTCGGACAGATCGAACGCGTATCGGAGCACCACGCAGGCCCGCCGCCGGTATGGCAACCGACGTAACGCGGCGCGGACGTCGAGCGCCGACGGCACGTCCGCCTCGGTCGTCGCGTGGTCGCGCCGGAACAACGCGGCCAGGCGCGCCCCACGCTGCTCCAGCCCGTGCCGCCGGTTCCAGCTCCGGGCCACGTTGACGAGGATGCCGCGCGCGTACGCGAGCGGATCCGGCGCCGCGTTCACCCGGTCCCAGTACCGCCAGATCTCGGCGAGCGCATCGGCCGCCAGGTCGTCGGCGACCTCACGGTCGCCGGTGATCAGCGAGGCCATCCGGGCCAACTCCACGTGGTGGGCTTCGAAAAACAGGTGGAAGGCGTGCTCTCGGGGCCGATCTGGCACGCCTTCCACCTCCCTTGACGCTGCCGGGTGCGTAGTCAGCGCCAGGTGATGTCCGACTCCCGGTACAGGCACGTGGTGCCGTCGGGGCCGGAGCCTAGTTGCGTCGGTTCGTTGCCGGGCGTCGTGCCCTGGAACCGAGTGCAGA
This region of Cryptosporangium minutisporangium genomic DNA includes:
- a CDS encoding SigE family RNA polymerase sigma factor; this encodes MPDRPREHAFHLFFEAHHVELARMASLITGDREVADDLAADALAEIWRYWDRVNAAPDPLAYARGILVNVARSWNRRHGLEQRGARLAALFRRDHATTEADVPSALDVRAALRRLPYRRRACVVLRYAFDLSEREVAEILGITVGTVKSQTSRGSAQLAGLLAGVDATPPGASDSAARPGRGPVDPRIALARSSLASTEQRRGATGGMR